A region of Pyxidicoccus parkwaysis DNA encodes the following proteins:
- the mug gene encoding G/U mismatch-specific DNA glycosylase, translating to MPDLIQRGLRVLFCGINPSLYSAVVGVHFARPGNRFWPTLHAAGITPRLLKPSEQEELLALGYGITNVVDRATATADLLDAAELREGAKSLEAKVKRYRPRFLAVLGVSAYRTAFARPKAKPGLQPETLGATRLWVLPNPSGLNAHYQLTDLSRLFAELRRAADAG from the coding sequence ATGCCGGACCTCATCCAGCGCGGCCTGCGCGTCCTCTTCTGCGGCATCAACCCGAGCCTCTACTCGGCGGTGGTGGGCGTCCACTTCGCGCGGCCGGGCAACCGCTTCTGGCCCACGCTGCACGCGGCGGGCATCACCCCGCGCCTCTTGAAGCCCTCCGAGCAGGAGGAGCTGCTCGCGCTGGGCTACGGCATCACCAACGTGGTGGACCGGGCCACGGCCACCGCGGACCTGCTGGACGCCGCGGAGCTGCGCGAGGGCGCGAAGTCGCTGGAGGCGAAGGTGAAGCGCTACCGCCCGCGCTTCCTCGCGGTGCTCGGCGTGAGCGCGTACCGCACCGCCTTCGCCAGACCCAAGGCGAAGCCCGGGCTCCAGCCTGAGACGCTGGGCGCGACGCGGCTGTGGGTGCTTCCCAATCCGAGCGGGCTCAATGCCCACTATCAACTCACGGACCTGTCGCGCCTGTTCGCCGAGCTGCGCCGCGCGGCGGATGCCGGATGA
- a CDS encoding 3'(2'),5'-bisphosphate nucleotidase CysQ family protein, translating to MASFDTELDTARRIARQAGDILLRIYATDFAVQDKAGGMGPVTEADEQANAFIVAELRKAFPGDGVVAEESDNGSEGRRERCWYVDPLDGTQEFVNRNGEFAIHIGLAVGGQAKVGVVFRPVGDVLYSGVVGQGGFVEREGARTALRVSDVAEPASMRLVVSRSHRSKTTDAVAKQLGITKEKESGSVGLKCGLLAEATADIYIHTSGKSYRWDNCAPEAVLRSAGGILTDLGGTPYAYDGSELQNHRGLLACNAVAFPHVQPVVARFAREAGILR from the coding sequence ATGGCCTCCTTCGACACCGAGCTCGACACCGCCCGCCGCATTGCCCGCCAGGCCGGCGACATCCTCCTGCGCATCTACGCCACCGACTTCGCCGTCCAGGACAAGGCCGGCGGCATGGGCCCCGTCACTGAAGCCGACGAGCAGGCCAATGCCTTCATCGTCGCCGAGCTGCGCAAGGCCTTCCCCGGCGACGGCGTCGTCGCCGAGGAGTCCGACAACGGCTCCGAGGGCCGCCGCGAGCGCTGCTGGTACGTCGACCCGCTCGACGGCACCCAGGAGTTCGTCAACCGCAACGGCGAGTTCGCCATCCACATCGGTCTCGCCGTGGGCGGGCAGGCGAAGGTGGGCGTCGTCTTCCGCCCGGTGGGTGACGTGCTGTACTCGGGCGTGGTGGGGCAGGGCGGCTTCGTGGAGCGCGAGGGCGCGCGCACCGCGCTGCGCGTCTCGGACGTGGCGGAGCCGGCGTCGATGCGGCTCGTGGTGTCGCGCTCGCACCGCTCGAAGACGACGGACGCGGTGGCGAAGCAGCTCGGCATCACCAAGGAGAAGGAGTCCGGCTCGGTGGGCCTCAAGTGCGGCCTGCTCGCCGAGGCCACCGCCGACATCTACATCCACACCAGCGGCAAGAGCTACCGCTGGGACAACTGCGCGCCGGAGGCCGTGCTGCGCTCGGCCGGGGGCATCCTCACGGACCTGGGCGGCACGCCGTACGCGTATGACGGCTCCGAGCTGCAGAACCACCGCGGCCTGCTCGCGTGCAACGCCGTGGCCTTCCCGCACGTGCAGCCCGTGGTGGCCCGCTTCGCGCGCGAGGCCGGCATCCTCCGCTGA
- a CDS encoding DUF3592 domain-containing protein: MKQWMMAGLMLVVGLALAYGGARTVVRAHQSASWPTTDATITSSSVETLRSRRGGVRFHPDVRYQYSVAGTLYSANTISFGGNDAGTLSDAQVVTHHFASGNHVPVHYEPADPSVACLEVGHAGIASYVLALGGLALVAIAGWGIWDMLRAGRREKARRQRPQPA, translated from the coding sequence ATGAAGCAGTGGATGATGGCAGGACTGATGCTGGTGGTCGGGTTGGCGCTCGCCTATGGCGGTGCGCGGACGGTGGTGCGGGCACACCAGAGCGCGAGCTGGCCCACGACGGATGCCACCATCACCTCGTCGTCGGTGGAGACGCTTCGCAGCCGCCGGGGTGGCGTGCGCTTCCACCCGGACGTGCGCTACCAGTACTCGGTCGCCGGCACGCTCTACTCGGCCAACACGATTTCGTTCGGCGGCAACGACGCGGGCACGCTGTCGGATGCGCAGGTGGTGACGCACCACTTCGCGTCCGGCAACCATGTGCCCGTACACTACGAGCCGGCGGACCCGTCCGTGGCCTGCCTGGAGGTGGGCCATGCCGGCATCGCCAGCTACGTGCTCGCGCTCGGCGGGTTGGCGCTGGTGGCCATCGCGGGCTGGGGCATCTGGGACATGCTCCGCGCCGGGCGCCGAGAGAAGGCCCGCCGCCAGCGCCCGCAGCCGGCCTGA
- a CDS encoding DUF4275 family protein: MSTADYIETLSRCGGTFRELLRRERWQQMQTWREVYAASLHVETGAWKHGALDWHVFSFGYARSLHGSKAQHAYALEPPGPLLVIPENEALPAVRLEAERLPDFSLLRQDLYVSPADFAWTMAFTHELPGGNGPYFSRREWMD; encoded by the coding sequence ATGAGCACGGCGGATTACATCGAGACCCTGTCCCGCTGCGGCGGCACCTTTCGCGAGCTGTTGCGCCGTGAGCGCTGGCAGCAGATGCAGACGTGGCGCGAGGTCTACGCAGCCTCGCTCCATGTGGAGACAGGGGCGTGGAAGCACGGAGCGCTCGACTGGCACGTGTTCAGCTTCGGGTACGCGCGCTCGCTTCACGGCTCCAAGGCACAGCATGCCTATGCGCTCGAGCCGCCAGGTCCCCTGCTGGTGATTCCGGAGAACGAAGCCCTGCCCGCCGTGAGGCTCGAAGCCGAGCGCCTGCCGGACTTCAGCCTCCTCCGGCAGGACCTCTACGTCAGTCCAGCCGACTTCGCGTGGACGATGGCCTTCACCCATGAGCTGCCCGGCGGGAACGGGCCGTATTTCAGCCGCCGGGAGTGGATGGACTGA
- a CDS encoding RHS repeat-associated core domain-containing protein produces the protein MKRLLFIVWSVAAAAASCGPSDGGPWESLGPVVRNEGRVVDPPSDTVLPTEKGSDGFVAGRTTGQSGVSPDGASTYSLPLWLPVGRAGVQPELSLNYKSNAGNGPLGLGWSMSSTSQVSRCGRTYAQDGKAEPITFTDADAFCLDGQRLVAVQGTYGASDTEYRTEEESFAKVVSLATDANGPQQFKVYLKSGRILTYGLLHNSTFSGERVRAVPVLEEGVETTTDGLENRLAWALAKMEDRSGNSVTFHYSVHHDSAASGYEQTLDRIEYTASSVGAGLPATRFVDFEYEARPDTPILYVAGFKLGLGRRLKEIRVRAPNPTAVGLVRSYRLAYVPDAQSGLSLLTTFQECDGAGACVRPVSFGWTPGDAGFEETDTGVTDVTQGNSLFWVLNPIDVDGDGRDDLLYRRPYDDNGRYNWRMRTVSATGQVSGSDDQLNLGLLCWDVRSGHDGRWADVNVDGRMDVSLLEWEGCTTSPSSRLKHYLRTTNPPPGYNWFGANGDEGISGSSFWYADLQGDGLPDLVWVGSPGGGQTQLGYRPNVGGSLQPFQAIQTSERNDNAQMVVDLEGTGKSSVLILEKINSPWYPGQYEVVGQRYWTVTWRNGAFEKKETTLVRTDVSEKQYFFADITGDGLPDALRAQKTGGDIEVLVNTGNGFAAPYLVSLPAGAKVGAFTKENGIRVLDFNGDGRQDLLLMDNADGRSQLVVLQSDGTGFVPRVLPIPVGQATSRGYKLSQTLDFNGDGLTDLAQVVNGTLRLYKRKGQASGMLESVTDSLGSQVRFNYKPMADASVYTPGTTCSWPQRCQRAGMWLVSEHLSDSIVGPMRVRQYTYEDGRLDGTGRGFLGFAAVTVREVAAGTELRSEFDNQTRVGTQYPYARKPRKEVARVTGGGRVYVQTRTLGYDHRVRAGVGGGTIITVLPETATEEVYDRLESQPETEGLLRHVDAEWDHDWTYGNATLRRETLGTEVKTWTAQYQNDPGTWLIGLTVTESETDTVDGVSVTRSRAHAYRPGTALLASETVEPGDATLEQVTTYLRDADGLAYQIARTGGALPARTTNITYDTVDRTWPAVMTNGLGHAVSLAYHGGLGVIAVQVDENGLTTRRQYDGFGRVRSVDAPGLADITFSYTACPTGSACALAMTSQQRFSVAVDGVQEELSTVDRLGRPLSVRKMGFGGEQVFATNEYDSLGRLAKQWLPSPTGFQQVATTFTYDNVGRPLRTTYPDGTSNTWQYEGNKRTAWDEKNNSVVTFMDAHGRVKTTEDMLGTQRIVSTYTYGSFGVLLSVTNAYGQGLRFQYDRLGRPTRLEDADAGVLITHYNPFGEVTDETDGNGDTTVFTRDVLGRVLTKTNRMGVSRFTWDMPSPSVGKIGMLLSSSQEGDPATSLDDITVVYTYDALKRPVGEAWNVEGTAYAFSRTFDDYGLLRRLTYPGVGSQQLAVDYQYKPWGTLESVQDVSSGLVYWRAQARNGLGQLTSEVFGNGVVSQRRYDLRGRPLFIDTKAGTQPRQALAYEYEANGNLRARHDRVARTTEDFTYDTLDRLKSWTAFQNCGSTAVDYGYDDLGNLLGRTVRQGAGESISYFYEGTGGAGPHAVSRSSLGSYTYDANGNQLTAPGRTVEYTPFNLPSRISQGTQSLTFRYDAMNRRTVKRSSAGDVAVYLGGLYEMRRTVTGAAVHAFNIVGGDRPVAQVSWATDAGGQVTARKVLYLHADHQDSVETITDEAGAVFEHMRYEPFGGRRHPQSLGSPQTRGNARVRQGFTGHEHDEEVNLINMKGRMYDPTLARFLSPDPLMKGPRTSQTLNRYSYVLNNPLRYTDPTGFATNELPIIVYDSWYGGYAPTGNSARFTAPTYHYCSPDGTYCETAVPDLDSPLTQVPGSTMSSEFSYFVLRTLYSARDNFGIAVEFGKGLLLGAIAGGVPFLGLVPPPEGNTRHFYLGYAAALFAWGGVDVIGGGMGLIGGGGVAAGGSAVTSTGVGAPVGAPVAVTGVVVAGVSTVVVVAGVVNIIGALNAMEMANKAGDRGTSASGGKDPNQKPKKEIRDADIQRGKHHSAEERMSMDEAVDYVRNGGDVLAPDKSTARSIAEQAGNGRAVWDAPHGDQQKPHYHPLGPDGERTGGHVLY, from the coding sequence TGGGGCTCGGCTGGAGCATGTCCTCGACCTCTCAGGTTTCCCGCTGCGGCAGGACGTATGCCCAGGACGGGAAGGCCGAGCCCATCACCTTCACCGACGCGGACGCCTTCTGTCTGGACGGCCAGCGCCTGGTGGCGGTGCAGGGCACATATGGCGCTTCCGACACGGAGTACCGGACGGAGGAGGAGAGCTTCGCGAAGGTGGTCTCCCTGGCAACGGACGCCAACGGGCCGCAACAGTTCAAGGTCTATCTGAAGAGCGGGCGCATCCTGACGTACGGCCTGCTCCACAACTCGACCTTCTCGGGGGAGCGCGTCAGGGCCGTGCCCGTGCTCGAGGAGGGCGTGGAGACGACGACGGACGGCCTGGAGAACCGGCTGGCCTGGGCCCTGGCCAAGATGGAGGACCGCAGCGGCAACTCCGTGACGTTCCACTACTCGGTCCACCATGACAGCGCGGCCTCGGGCTACGAGCAGACGCTGGACCGCATCGAGTACACCGCGTCCTCGGTAGGCGCCGGGCTGCCGGCCACCCGCTTCGTCGACTTCGAATACGAAGCCCGGCCTGATACGCCCATCCTCTACGTCGCGGGCTTCAAGCTGGGGCTCGGCCGGCGGCTGAAGGAAATCCGGGTGCGGGCCCCCAACCCCACGGCGGTGGGCCTCGTGCGCTCGTACCGGCTCGCCTACGTGCCGGACGCGCAGAGCGGCCTCAGCCTGCTGACGACCTTCCAGGAGTGCGACGGCGCCGGTGCCTGCGTCCGGCCCGTCTCCTTCGGCTGGACGCCCGGGGACGCCGGGTTCGAGGAGACGGACACGGGCGTAACGGACGTCACCCAGGGCAACTCGCTCTTCTGGGTCCTCAATCCCATCGACGTGGACGGTGACGGGCGCGACGACCTGCTCTACCGCCGGCCCTATGACGACAACGGGCGCTACAACTGGAGGATGCGCACCGTGTCCGCCACGGGCCAGGTCTCCGGGAGCGACGACCAGCTCAACCTCGGACTTCTGTGCTGGGACGTCAGGAGCGGTCACGACGGACGCTGGGCGGACGTCAACGTGGATGGGCGCATGGACGTCAGCCTCCTGGAGTGGGAGGGCTGCACGACCAGCCCCTCGAGCCGGCTGAAGCACTACCTGCGCACCACCAACCCGCCGCCCGGCTACAACTGGTTCGGAGCCAACGGCGACGAGGGGATTTCGGGCAGCAGCTTCTGGTACGCGGACCTCCAGGGCGACGGGCTCCCGGACCTGGTGTGGGTGGGCTCGCCGGGCGGCGGACAGACACAGCTCGGCTACCGCCCCAACGTGGGTGGCAGCCTCCAGCCCTTCCAGGCCATCCAGACGTCCGAGCGCAACGACAATGCCCAGATGGTGGTCGACCTGGAGGGCACCGGGAAGTCCAGCGTGCTCATCCTCGAAAAGATCAACTCGCCCTGGTACCCCGGCCAGTACGAGGTGGTGGGCCAGCGCTACTGGACGGTGACGTGGCGCAACGGCGCCTTCGAGAAGAAGGAGACGACGCTCGTCCGGACGGACGTCTCGGAGAAGCAGTACTTCTTCGCCGACATCACCGGGGATGGGCTCCCGGATGCGCTGCGGGCCCAGAAGACGGGCGGCGACATCGAGGTGCTCGTCAACACGGGCAATGGCTTCGCCGCGCCGTACCTGGTGAGCCTGCCAGCGGGGGCGAAGGTGGGGGCCTTCACCAAGGAGAACGGCATCCGGGTCCTCGACTTCAACGGGGACGGTCGGCAGGACCTGCTGCTGATGGACAACGCGGACGGCCGCTCCCAGTTGGTGGTGCTCCAGTCGGACGGGACGGGCTTCGTGCCGCGCGTGCTCCCCATCCCCGTGGGGCAGGCGACGTCGCGAGGCTACAAGCTCTCCCAGACACTCGACTTCAACGGCGACGGGCTGACGGACCTGGCCCAGGTCGTCAACGGCACGCTGCGGCTCTACAAGCGCAAGGGCCAGGCCTCGGGGATGTTGGAGAGCGTCACGGACTCGTTGGGCTCGCAGGTGCGGTTCAACTACAAGCCGATGGCGGACGCGTCCGTCTACACGCCGGGCACCACCTGCTCCTGGCCGCAGCGCTGCCAGCGCGCGGGCATGTGGCTGGTGTCCGAGCACCTCTCGGACTCCATCGTCGGCCCGATGCGGGTGCGCCAGTACACCTACGAGGACGGGCGCCTGGACGGGACGGGGCGCGGGTTCCTGGGGTTCGCCGCGGTGACGGTGCGCGAGGTGGCGGCCGGCACCGAATTGCGCAGCGAGTTCGACAACCAGACGCGCGTGGGGACGCAGTACCCGTATGCCCGCAAGCCTCGCAAGGAAGTGGCCCGCGTCACCGGGGGAGGGCGGGTCTACGTGCAGACGCGCACCCTCGGGTATGACCATCGCGTCCGCGCTGGCGTGGGCGGCGGCACCATCATCACCGTGCTGCCGGAGACGGCGACGGAAGAAGTGTACGACCGACTGGAGTCGCAGCCGGAGACCGAGGGACTGCTGCGGCACGTGGATGCCGAGTGGGACCACGACTGGACCTACGGCAACGCCACCCTCCGGCGCGAGACGCTCGGCACGGAGGTGAAGACCTGGACGGCGCAGTACCAGAACGACCCGGGCACCTGGCTCATCGGTCTGACTGTCACCGAGAGCGAGACGGACACCGTGGACGGCGTCTCCGTGACGCGCAGCCGGGCCCATGCATACAGGCCGGGGACCGCGTTGCTGGCCAGCGAGACGGTGGAGCCGGGGGACGCGACGCTGGAGCAGGTGACCACGTACCTGCGAGACGCGGATGGCCTCGCCTACCAGATTGCCCGCACCGGTGGGGCACTGCCGGCCCGGACGACGAACATCACCTACGACACCGTGGACCGCACCTGGCCGGCGGTGATGACCAACGGGCTGGGCCACGCGGTCAGCCTCGCGTACCACGGCGGACTGGGCGTCATCGCGGTGCAGGTGGACGAGAACGGCCTCACCACGCGGCGCCAGTATGACGGCTTCGGCCGGGTGCGCAGCGTGGATGCTCCGGGGCTGGCGGACATCACCTTCAGCTACACCGCCTGTCCCACCGGCTCCGCGTGCGCGCTCGCCATGACGAGCCAGCAGCGCTTCTCGGTCGCGGTGGATGGTGTGCAGGAGGAGTTGTCCACGGTGGACCGGCTCGGCCGCCCGCTGAGTGTGCGGAAGATGGGGTTCGGCGGAGAGCAGGTCTTCGCCACGAACGAGTACGACTCGTTGGGACGGCTGGCGAAGCAGTGGCTGCCCTCGCCCACGGGCTTCCAGCAGGTGGCCACCACGTTTACCTACGACAACGTGGGGCGGCCGCTGCGGACGACGTACCCGGACGGCACCAGCAACACCTGGCAGTACGAGGGGAACAAGCGCACGGCCTGGGACGAGAAGAACAACTCGGTGGTGACCTTCATGGACGCCCACGGGCGGGTCAAGACGACCGAGGACATGCTGGGCACCCAGCGCATCGTGTCGACGTACACGTATGGCTCCTTCGGGGTGTTGCTGTCGGTGACCAATGCCTACGGCCAGGGCCTCCGGTTCCAGTACGACCGGCTGGGGCGGCCGACGCGACTGGAGGACGCGGACGCCGGCGTCCTCATCACCCACTACAACCCGTTCGGCGAAGTCACCGACGAGACGGACGGCAACGGCGACACGACGGTGTTCACGCGGGACGTGCTGGGCCGCGTGCTGACGAAGACGAACCGGATGGGCGTCTCCCGCTTCACGTGGGACATGCCCAGTCCTTCCGTCGGGAAGATTGGCATGCTGCTGAGCAGCTCCCAGGAGGGAGACCCCGCGACGAGCCTGGACGACATCACCGTCGTCTATACCTACGACGCGCTCAAGCGTCCGGTGGGCGAGGCCTGGAACGTGGAGGGCACGGCGTATGCATTCTCCCGCACGTTCGACGACTACGGCCTGCTACGCCGGCTGACGTACCCGGGCGTGGGCTCCCAGCAGCTCGCCGTGGACTATCAGTACAAGCCCTGGGGCACGCTCGAGTCCGTGCAGGACGTGTCCAGCGGGCTCGTCTACTGGCGGGCCCAGGCGCGCAACGGGCTCGGGCAGCTGACGTCGGAAGTCTTCGGCAACGGCGTGGTGAGCCAGCGCCGGTACGACTTGCGCGGCCGTCCACTGTTCATCGACACGAAGGCGGGGACGCAGCCGCGTCAGGCGCTGGCCTACGAGTACGAGGCCAATGGCAACCTGCGAGCCCGGCATGACCGGGTGGCCCGGACCACGGAGGACTTCACCTACGACACGCTGGACCGGCTGAAGAGCTGGACGGCCTTCCAGAACTGCGGCTCCACGGCGGTGGACTACGGCTACGACGACCTGGGCAACCTGCTGGGCCGCACGGTGCGGCAGGGCGCCGGCGAGAGCATCTCCTACTTCTACGAGGGAACGGGCGGCGCGGGGCCGCACGCGGTGTCACGCTCCTCGCTGGGCTCGTACACGTATGACGCCAATGGCAACCAGCTCACCGCGCCCGGCCGCACGGTGGAGTACACGCCCTTCAACCTCCCCTCGCGAATCAGCCAGGGCACGCAGAGCCTGACGTTCCGCTACGACGCGATGAACCGGCGCACCGTGAAGCGCTCTTCGGCGGGAGACGTGGCGGTGTACCTCGGTGGCCTCTACGAGATGCGGCGCACGGTGACTGGCGCGGCGGTGCATGCCTTCAACATCGTGGGCGGGGACCGGCCGGTGGCGCAGGTGTCGTGGGCCACCGATGCAGGAGGGCAGGTGACGGCGCGGAAGGTGCTCTACCTGCACGCCGACCACCAGGACTCGGTGGAGACGATTACCGACGAGGCGGGCGCGGTCTTCGAGCACATGCGGTACGAGCCCTTCGGTGGCCGGCGCCATCCGCAGTCGCTGGGCAGCCCGCAGACGCGCGGCAACGCCCGGGTGCGCCAGGGCTTCACGGGGCACGAGCACGACGAAGAGGTGAACCTCATCAACATGAAGGGCCGGATGTATGACCCGACCCTGGCGCGCTTCCTCAGCCCGGACCCGCTCATGAAGGGACCGCGCACGAGCCAGACGCTCAACCGCTACAGCTACGTGCTCAACAACCCGCTGCGCTACACGGATCCGACAGGCTTCGCGACCAACGAGCTGCCCATCATCGTCTACGACAGCTGGTATGGCGGGTACGCCCCCACGGGGAACTCGGCGCGTTTCACCGCGCCCACGTACCACTATTGCAGTCCGGATGGGACCTACTGCGAGACGGCGGTGCCGGACCTCGACTCTCCGCTGACGCAGGTTCCAGGCTCGACCATGTCGTCGGAGTTCAGCTACTTCGTCTTGCGGACCCTGTACTCGGCCCGGGACAACTTCGGAATCGCGGTCGAGTTCGGGAAGGGACTGCTGCTGGGTGCCATCGCGGGAGGCGTTCCCTTCCTGGGGCTCGTGCCTCCGCCGGAAGGGAACACGCGGCACTTCTACCTCGGCTACGCCGCGGCGCTGTTCGCCTGGGGTGGTGTGGACGTCATCGGTGGAGGCATGGGCCTGATAGGCGGCGGAGGCGTCGCCGCGGGAGGATCCGCCGTGACCTCCACGGGGGTGGGCGCTCCCGTCGGCGCTCCCGTCGCCGTGACTGGTGTCGTCGTGGCAGGGGTGAGCACGGTCGTCGTCGTCGCCGGGGTGGTGAACATCATCGGCGCCCTCAACGCCATGGAGATGGCCAACAAGGCCGGCGACCGGGGCACTTCAGCCAGTGGAGGGAAGGACCCCAATCAGAAACCCAAGAAGGAGATACGCGACGCCGACATCCAGCGTGGCAAGCACCACTCCGCCGAGGAGCGCATGTCGATGGATGAAGCGGTCGACTACGTGAGGAATGGCGGTGACGTCCTGGCCCCGGACAAGAGCACCGCGAGGTCCATCGCCGAACAGGCAGGCAACGGAAGAGCGGTCTGGGACGCTCCGCATGGCGACCAGCAGAAGCCGCACTATCATCCGTTGGGGCCGGACGGCGAACGGACGGGCGGACACGTCCTGTACTAG